In a genomic window of Hyphomonas sp.:
- the rnc gene encoding ribonuclease III, with protein sequence MSAARPKRTRLRAKGKGSQPSLSEADLKQVEAILGHKFKSQETLVRALTHPSAVSSVDSVRLSNQRLEFLGDRVLNLVIADRLIDRRRMESEGDLAPRLNGFVKKGACADAMRHLGLENYIIMSEGEVASGGRRRESTLGDACEAIIGALYQDAGLSTARKFIEKGWAPQFDAPPTQTKDPKTLLQEWAQGQGLPLPDYDVVRRSGPDHEPTYEVEVRVADRGAAVAAGSSKRDAERNAAALLLDSLTGAQ encoded by the coding sequence ATGAGCGCCGCGCGTCCGAAACGGACCCGCCTGCGGGCGAAGGGAAAGGGCAGCCAGCCATCGCTGTCCGAAGCAGACCTCAAGCAGGTCGAGGCCATTCTTGGACACAAATTCAAGTCGCAGGAAACCCTCGTCCGTGCGCTGACCCATCCCAGCGCTGTGTCATCGGTAGACTCCGTCCGCCTGTCCAATCAACGCCTCGAATTCCTGGGTGACCGCGTGCTGAACCTGGTCATCGCAGACCGGTTGATCGACCGGCGCCGTATGGAAAGCGAAGGGGATCTGGCACCGCGACTCAACGGGTTCGTGAAGAAAGGCGCCTGTGCCGACGCAATGCGGCATCTGGGGCTGGAGAACTACATCATCATGTCAGAGGGGGAAGTCGCCTCAGGCGGACGCCGGCGCGAGTCGACCCTTGGCGATGCCTGCGAGGCGATCATCGGGGCGCTGTATCAGGATGCCGGCCTGAGTACGGCCCGGAAATTCATTGAGAAAGGGTGGGCGCCGCAATTTGATGCGCCGCCGACCCAGACCAAGGACCCCAAGACCCTGCTGCAGGAATGGGCACAGGGACAGGGCCTGCCGCTGCCGGACTATGACGTGGTCCGCCGGTCGGGGCCCGATCATGAACCCACTTATGAAGTCGAGGTGCGTGTGGCGGATCGGGGCGCGGCTGTTGCCGCGGGCTCGTCAAAGCGCGATGCTGAGCGTAATGCTGCCGCCCTTCTTCTCGACAGCCTGACCGGAGCCCAATGA
- the acpS gene encoding holo-ACP synthase — MIIGIGNDLCNIERVEKTLERFGERFENRVFTEVEIALARRRRRTAETYAKRFAAKEACAKALGTGVPRRGVHWKHLGVVNLPTGKPTLALTGGAAERLAKMVPDGHEAVIHLTITDDYPWAEAQVIIEALPKVET, encoded by the coding sequence ATGATCATCGGTATCGGGAATGATCTCTGCAATATCGAACGGGTCGAAAAGACGCTGGAACGGTTCGGCGAACGGTTCGAGAACCGCGTCTTTACCGAGGTGGAGATTGCACTGGCCCGGCGCCGTCGCCGGACGGCGGAGACCTATGCCAAGCGATTTGCCGCCAAGGAAGCGTGCGCCAAGGCACTGGGCACCGGTGTGCCGCGACGGGGCGTGCACTGGAAACATCTGGGGGTGGTGAACCTGCCGACCGGGAAGCCGACCCTGGCCCTGACCGGTGGCGCAGCCGAGCGCCTTGCCAAGATGGTTCCGGACGGCCACGAGGCGGTCATTCATCTGACCATCACGGATGATTATCCCTGGGCGGAAGCGCAAGTGATCATCGAAGCCCTGCCAAAGGTCGAGACATGA